From the genome of Silurus meridionalis isolate SWU-2019-XX chromosome 12, ASM1480568v1, whole genome shotgun sequence, one region includes:
- the LOC124394587 gene encoding E3 ubiquitin-protein ligase rnf152, producing MAEHAAMDADAAVAACGCADRYEEYECKICYNYFDLDRRAPKILECLHTFCEECLHALHLREERPWRVTCPVCRHRTPVPDYRIRNLPNNTKVTEDFPLRVDADADPVPQDALPPHPPPLHPALAALRRDDAPPGRPAAAHATPSTTASTATMTLSQDSVASRRESCHEGCCRRLALTAGCACVAFSFVAMLALLFAGLVFVHGNSADRPPSPAGPVCLSVASVLAMVAVVVTWLLCWLKYRPEHEATGRASATSNSSSRRNA from the coding sequence ATGGCCGAGCACGCGGCTATGGATGCGGACGCCGCGGTGGCAGCGTGCGGCTGCGCGGACCGGTACGAGGAGTACGAGTGCAAGATCTGCTACAACTACTTCGACCTGGACCGGCGCGCGCCCAAAATCCTCGAGTGCCTGCACACGTTCTGCGAGGAGTGCCTGCACGCGCTGCACCTGCGCGAGGAGCGGCCGTGGCGCGTCACGTGCCCCGTGTGCCGCCACCGCACGCCCGTGCCGGACTATCGAATCCGCAACCTGCCCAACAACACCAAGGTCACGGAGGACTTTCCGCTGCGCGTGGACGCCGATGCCGACCCAGTGCCGCAGGACGCGCTGCCGCCGCACCCGCCGCCGCTGCACCCGGCGCTCGCGGCCCTGCGGCGCGACGACGCGCCGCCGGGACGCCCCGCGGCCGCGCACGCGACCCCGTCCACCACGGCGTCCACGGCCACCATGACGCTCTCGCAGGACTCGGTGGCGTCGCGCCGCGAGAGTTGCCACGAGGGCTGCTGCCGGCGGCTCGCGCTCACCGCCGGCTGCGCGTGCGTCGCCTTCTCGTTCGTGGCGATGCTCGCGCTGCTGTTCGCCGGACTCGTCTTCGTGCACGGCAACTCCGCGGACCGGCCGCCGTCCCCCGCCGGTCCCGTGTGCCTGTCGGTTGCCAGCGTCCTCGCCATGGTGGCCGTGGTGGTCACGTGGCTCCTCTGCTGGCTTAAATACAGACCGGAGCACGAGGCGACCGGACGCGCCTCGGCCACGAGCAACAGCAGCAGCCGGAGAAACGCCTGA